TCGTCGGTAAAGACGGCCGCCATCCTTTCATCACGCTGACTTGGTAAAAGCAACTTGGCAGCCAGCGCACATGCCATCGTTACAGGGGCATGGAAAAAATCTTCGTAGAGACGCCCGGGTAGGGCGTCTACTCAAGCCGTCCGTTCCAAACGCCTCTCCGGTGGTCTCAATGAGATGATTGGAACGATAGACGCCTTTCCAGGCGTCTCCACGAAAGTAATTGGAACGATAGGTGTTCTTCCGGGTGTCGAGATCGGACATTTGCACATGGTTCAGCTCGGTAGCTTCGCTCTACCTTATATTGGAAGGAGTCCGATTATTAAATACCGTGTTGGATCAACACTCCGCTTCCACTTTCCGGCACTCGAACCCATCGCTGGACCGAGATTCATTCCAGAGACACTTCCCTTTCAATCTGCAACGATGACCGCAACAGGTTCGAGACCGGGCAGCCCCGATCGGCTTCTTCGACGATTTCCTTGAACTCGGATTCGCTAAGTGCATCGACCGAACCGCGGATCGCCAGATGCATCCTGGTGATTTCGAACCCTCCGCTTTCCTTCGATTCGATCGTGCACACCGCCGTCGTGTGGAGTCGATTGGGTTCGTGTCCCTTTTTCTTCAACGTGCTCGCCAACGCCATGTTGAAACAACCGGCATGAGCGGCTGCGATCAACTCTTCCGGATTCGTCCCTGGTTCGTTTTCGAAACGCGTCGCAAACCGATAGACGGCATCCGC
The sequence above is drawn from the Anaerolineales bacterium genome and encodes:
- a CDS encoding OsmC family protein; protein product: MPKFERTAESVWEGDLRNGAGKLTTSSGVLADAVYRFATRFENEPGTNPEELIAAAHAGCFNMALASTLKKKGHEPNRLHTTAVCTIESKESGGFEITRMHLAIRGSVDALSESEFKEIVEEADRGCPVSNLLRSSLQIEREVSLE